CAAAATCAGAGAGGGCATCTTTCCGCATTTTTACCTGTTTGGTCAGGATTGCTAAAATTCCCTGATCATCCAGTTCTTCTCTATTGTCTACTTCGTACTGCTTAACAGCTGCACGAGCTAAATTTACTGTGTTTTTTTTGACTTCATCTTTGGCCTTCATAGCCTCCTTGAAGTCATTCAGTAATCTGTCTTTTAAAGACATATAACTTGCACCTTCTTTTTAGAATTTCTTTGCCTTTTTCCTAGCCGCTTCTGACTTCTTCTTTCTCTTTACGCTCGGCTTCTCGTAATGTTCTCTTTTTCTTAACTCGGACATTACTCCGTCTCTTGCGCAAGAACGCTTAAATCTTTTCAGCGCGCTTTCTAAACTTTCGTTTTCTCTTACAACTACTTGTGCCATTTATCCATTCCCCTCCCTCCGTATTCTGAAGTCTCTTTTACTGTTCCCATATTTGAATGAACAGTTCAATACGATTTTCCCTGCGACGTTTCCGCCACTAGACTGCAATACAGCCTTTCATGAAAAACGGAAAATGTATTCGATGCTTATCAAACGGAATTACCTATAACAAAAGTATTATACATTTTTTTTATCTATAAGGCAAGTTTTTTTTCATCAACCTGGCGGCCAAGTCATCTTTCTTTTTCCAAGAAGATGGAAATGAAGATGTTTCACCGTCTGCAACCCGTCTTCACC
This genomic window from Clostridiales bacterium contains:
- a CDS encoding 30S ribosomal protein S21, coding for MAQVVVRENESLESALKRFKRSCARDGVMSELRKREHYEKPSVKRKKKSEAARKKAKKF